From Longimicrobium sp., a single genomic window includes:
- a CDS encoding amidohydrolase family protein, producing the protein MTKIRSILLGFLVACGPAAVPAPFDTPIAFTHATVVDVETGRLLPDRTVVVAGNRIREVGTAVRVGRRTRVVDASGKFLIPGLWDMHTHVYGNGPGSLLLYAANGVTSIRDMGADDFATVRAWRDSIAAGQRMGPRMKIASPVVESPRWIAAVRQMQEREGQNTAWLASRFGPSTTAEAIAFVDSVARLGADHVKVRNYPAPEVLRALMQRAGERGLPVYAHMNRGMSPVEASMAGMASFEHGFFPAITESRTGRDSVYRALAANGTAIVPTLVTWRGRVLSGDSLLVLASGDDPRMRYLPASILQRWRDEAKTRKYETPLDWGALYRDDVRNLRELTAEGMVVMVGSDAGAPLVVPGFSTHDELALLVEMAGFTPLQALQAATLRPARFMGRADSLGTVAAGRLADLVLLDANPLDDIRNTQKIRGVVLNGRYLDRAALDALLADAERAAR; encoded by the coding sequence ATGACGAAGATTCGATCGATCCTCCTGGGGTTCCTCGTGGCGTGCGGGCCGGCGGCGGTGCCTGCGCCGTTCGACACGCCGATTGCCTTTACCCACGCGACGGTGGTGGATGTGGAGACGGGGAGGCTGCTGCCGGACCGGACGGTGGTCGTCGCGGGGAACAGGATTCGGGAGGTGGGGACGGCGGTGCGCGTGGGGAGGAGGACGCGGGTGGTGGACGCGAGCGGGAAGTTCTTGATCCCGGGGCTGTGGGACATGCACACGCACGTGTACGGCAACGGGCCGGGCTCCCTCCTGCTGTACGCGGCCAACGGCGTGACCAGCATCCGCGACATGGGCGCGGACGACTTCGCGACGGTGCGCGCGTGGCGCGACAGCATCGCGGCCGGGCAGCGCATGGGCCCGCGCATGAAGATCGCCTCGCCCGTGGTGGAGAGCCCGCGCTGGATCGCCGCCGTACGGCAGATGCAGGAGCGGGAGGGACAGAACACCGCCTGGCTCGCCTCGCGGTTCGGACCCTCGACGACGGCGGAGGCGATCGCGTTCGTGGACTCGGTGGCGCGGCTCGGCGCGGACCACGTCAAGGTGCGCAACTACCCCGCGCCCGAGGTGCTCCGCGCGCTCATGCAGCGGGCGGGCGAGCGCGGCCTCCCGGTCTATGCGCACATGAACCGCGGAATGTCGCCCGTGGAAGCCTCGATGGCGGGGATGGCGAGCTTCGAGCACGGCTTCTTTCCCGCGATCACCGAGTCGCGCACCGGGCGCGACTCGGTGTACCGCGCGCTCGCCGCCAACGGCACCGCCATCGTACCGACGCTGGTGACGTGGCGCGGGCGCGTCCTCTCCGGCGACTCGCTCCTGGTGCTGGCCAGCGGCGACGATCCACGGATGCGCTACCTCCCCGCGAGCATCCTCCAGCGCTGGCGCGACGAGGCGAAGACGCGCAAATACGAGACGCCGCTGGACTGGGGCGCGTTGTACCGCGACGACGTACGTAACCTGCGCGAGCTGACCGCGGAGGGGATGGTGGTGATGGTGGGGAGCGATGCGGGCGCACCGCTGGTGGTGCCCGGGTTCTCCACGCACGACGAGCTCGCGCTGCTGGTGGAGATGGCGGGCTTCACTCCGCTCCAGGCGCTCCAGGCCGCCACCCTGCGCCCCGCGCGCTTCATGGGCAGGGCGGATTCGCTCGGCACCGTCGCCGCCGGCCGCCTCGCCGACCTGGTGCTCCTGGACGCAAACCCGCTCGACGACATCCGCAACACGCAA